Within Nematostella vectensis chromosome 1, jaNemVect1.1, whole genome shotgun sequence, the genomic segment TACTGACAGCTTAACCCCAAGAACTTCTTATTTCATACCAAGTTCTTCTGTAAGCTTGCCGACATTGTCCTAAATTTTTGCTTGCCTTGTAACAGTATTTGATATTGTTAAAGACAATCGTATTGTTAAAACAAGATATACTTCTAATGTTTCTTTTGGTTTAAAGGTGAGCCATGTGTTGGACCTAAGGCAACATCAACTTCTTACACCTCAACCAACATCTTCATGTCGTCAGAAACAGTCTTCCTTACTGAATTCTCCCTTGCATGTGATAACAACGCTAAGGTTTGTGATATCAGTCTTCCTTACTGAATTCTCCCTTGCATGTGATAACAACACTAAGGTTTGTGATATCATAGTGATTCTGTCATTGCTGGAAGGATGAACCATAATCGCTACAATGATCCAGAGTGATTATACACTTTCCTCTAAGAAGTTCTGACCAGTGACCAATGACTTAGAACAGTAGGGTAGCTAATGTATGCTGCATTGATTTTGAGAGTGGCTGTTAAGTTTTCCTTTTATATTTCAGGATGTCAGTCTGTATGCTGAAGTCAATGGAAAGGTTATGCCAGTCACTAGATCTACCGATAACTCCAAGTACCAGGTACAAATCCCATCATAAGGCAGTCACTGTGACTTGTCTGTAAGGATGAACCATAATCGCTACAATGACCAAGAGTGATTATACACTTTCCTCTTAGAAGTTCTGACCAGACTTGAGCCACGTCATGGGCATTGAAGGTGTTCCAAGATTTCTTTTCAAGATTCCTTATCTTTGTTGTCCCTTTTCCAGGTGAGCTGGTCAGAGGAACACAAGCAAGCCAAGAGCGGAGTGTACACCATCAATTTCCTTGACGAGGAGGGATACTCCAATTATAGAAAGGTGTGTAGAAGTTTTTTAAAGACTTATTAACATGACCAGGACTTCTGTTTGTATAGTGGTACCAGTTTTCGCAGTAGACTTTTTCCCCTTCTGAGGTTGAGAGTGGTGCAACACAAAGTATTTCAGGGGTACCAACATCCACATGACCCTCCAACCCGAGTGCAACGTtacttgaaataggtgtatcaGTGCAATCTGCCCATGTTTAATTCCTATAATGTTTTCAGGCCCAGAGAAGTGGGGGATCTCTAGACATCAAGCCTCTGTTTACCATTGACATCAACCATAAGGTAATGTACTGatattattattgctattataTTATGCTGTTTGTTGTGGCCAGGAAAAGTGATGATTACTTCAAAATCTGTCAATCCAATGAGATCTTTATGACCATGATTACACAACGAAGTCAAAAACTGATATTTCCTGGTCAAACAAATTGCGCACTTGTATTTGACAGACAAATACCCCTCTTTCTAACCTCAATTTGCTTGTTAGGGCGCCGGTCGTGAAGGACTGTGGGTACAAACAGAGTTTATTGCAGTTGTCGCTGCTCTTCTCATCTGGTGGTGTGCCAACAATGTCAAGAGCAAACTCCAGGAATAATAGAATTTTATTACCATCTCTAGCCTCTTTTGAAAAGAGAActgtatttaaaataattaaaaactcTTTTACTACAATTTGTTTATCATGTTTATTTAAATGGCTATGGAAGTGTTTTGCTACAATTTGTTTCTCAtgtttatagggtgtattttACAATTTGTTTCTCATGTTTATGGAACTGTATTACTACTATTTGTTTCTCATGTTACAGCGCAACCAAGAAAACTGAACACCAGGAAAAAAATGGAATGTTTGTTCTCACCTATCACTCGCAAGATATTCAAACATTTAACTAGAATCATGTCTCAACAAATCTTAGTGTCCGAATTCTTGCGTCATTCCACACATAGTTtaggtgttcacggttttactggttgCGCTGTAATGGGAACTGTATTTTACTAGAATTTGTGTCGGCCCTTTACCTGCACCTGAGATCAGTTTATATCCCTTGGTGCTAAAACAGGAGCCTACAGTAAACACCTATGAAAGTTGACATGCTTGTTGCCTTGGGTAGCGAGCATGTTTCATTCCATAGGTACACTTCTGATAGAACTGGGTCCACTGCCGGGGTGCCATCTCTTATCGAAAGCTGAGTCAACCTTCAGAGAAAGCTTTTTAGGGGACTGTTTGCAAGTGATGAGGGACTCCAGGTTATCAAATAGTGTCTGTGTCAGGTTTTCAATTTGTAGTTTGATTGAGATTGTTGAATAAAAGAGTATTTGGAAAAGGTGTTCTGTGTTCTACTCTTCAGTTTCCATGGTACATCGAACGTTGAGAGGGAACAACATCGGATATAAATATTGGGGTGGTCTCTAAAAAAGTCTTAATGCCTCGCTCTCAGGGGCCCGTTCAAGTATTTTAAAAGATAAAAGGTTTACGTCAATCTTTCAGAACGAGCAACAACCCTTGCAGCATTATCTTTCACCTGCAACGTTCCATGACAGCCGAATTCTCGTGTGAACTCAAATGTAGTTTGCACGTGATGGGTTGGCCAAAGGTTGAAATGTGTGAGGGCTTAGTTCCGCGTATTGGCTTGAAACACGCAAGTTCAAGCTATAGTGTCCCCGCGCTCCGGAATATACGCTGTCCAATTCGAAACAGTCTATTGCGTTATAATTCCGATTTGAGCCTATCCCGAGAATGGACCAAGTCTGTATTTCGTAtaagatggtagtaatagttaATAGTTTGCTCGTAGTTTTTGACGCCTATGCGTTCATTCACTCCGTGTATTCGCTTGAGATCAGAGGGCTCAAGGAGTGATGGCATGAATCTGTACACGGCGTCCGTGAGGTGTAGGTAATGCTTTGTGTCCGTGTTGGCAATCATAAGGCCCGGAGCCACGCCCACACCCGGGAACACCTGACGTACGCTCTGCGCGATCGCCTGGAAGAAAGAGGTTGTGCTATTAGTCCGTAGGCCAGGATACGAAACCCACACCCCCTTAGAAAACACCAAGAGTCCCGTCCACGACGAACATGTCAAGTTACGACTACGGTCTCGCAGTCACGTACCTAGGagatgcccccccccctcccctcccttggctgacaaaaagtgggtcatttcaaATATTGTCAAATACCCATCAAACCCTGCGTATAGGCGACTGTTCAGGCTTACTGTTTAGTATTCCCAGAAGGAAGCTCCGAGTTAATTGAGAGGTCAGTTATTCAGAGCCCGGCCCTGCCCCCCCTATTCACTCAGAGAACCGCCCGTCCTCCTCCTCGCTCTAAGTCAGAGAACCGCCCGTCCTCCTCGCTCGCAGTCAGAGAACCGCCTGTCCTCCTCCTCGCTCTAAGTCAGAGAACCGCCCGTCCTCCTCCTCGCTCTAAGTCAGAGAACCGCCCGTCCTCCTCCTCGCTCTAAGTCAGAGAACCGCCCGTCCTCCAACTCGCTCTAAGTCAGAGAACCGCCCGTCCTCCTCCTCGCTCTAAGTCAGAGAACCGCCCGTCCTCCACCTCGCTCTAAGTCAGAGAACCGCCCGTCCTCCTCCTCGCTCGCAGTCAGAGAACCGCCCGTCCTCCTCCTCGCTCTAAGTCAGAGAACCGCCCGTCCTCCTCCTCGCTCTAAGTCAGAGAACCGCCCGTCCTCCTCCTCGCTCTAAGTCAGAGAACCGCCCGTCCTCCTCCTCGCTCTAAGTCAGAGAACCGCCCGTCCTCCTCCTCGCTCGCAGTCAGAGAACCGCCCGTCCTCCTCCTCGCTCTAAGTCAGAGAACCGCCCGTCCTCCTCCTCGCTCTAAGTCAGAGAACCGCCCGTCCTCCCCCTCGCTCTAAGTCAGGGAACCGCCCGTCCTCCCCCTCGCTCTAAGTCAGAGAACCGCCCGTCCTCCCCCTCGCTCTAAGTCAGAGAACCGCCCGTCCTCCTCCTCGCTCTAAGTCAGAGAACCGCCCGTCCTCCTCCTCGCTCTAAGTCAGAGAACCGCCCGTCCTCCTCCTCGCTCTAAGTCAGAGAACCGCCCGTCCTCCTCCTCGCTCTAAGTCAGAGAACCGCCCGTCCTCCTCGCTCTAAGTCAGAGAACCGCCCGTCCTCCCCCTCGCTCTAAGTCAGAGAACCGCCCGTCCTCCTCCTCGCTCGCAGTCAGTAAAGGGCGCATGGTAAACAAACGAAGCTCgagactctggtacccagggtacccgTCCGTCAGATTGTCGCCAACTCTCAGAGATTGAGTAATTTTTAAGGAGGCTCGTTAGTAATTCTTTatagctatttttttaatttaatcgTTATAAAAATGTCGTCTCAAAGAAGTCTCAAATCTTGTACGATTTAATTCGTGTTTTTAAAGGAAAATTTAATCATCCTTATTTGATGtgctactgttttattttatttataggtAACTGTTTTAATGTTATTTAACATATGGACAGACCAGTATTATGAACTTTCCAATATATTTCCCAAAATAACTGAccctttttctttaaataactTATACTAAGGCATGATGGGGATCATAGTGGCAAGTCTAAACTGAccatgtaaatattttttgtccaaATAGTCCATTTTCTACCTTGCTTCGGGAAACATTGCGTtatcttttaattttttttagagaaagTAGTTACATCTCAAGAAAGCAGTTACAACCCATGAAAGCTTAGTGGTTGTCTTCATATATACGCAAATGACAGAGGTATAAATTATTTCGATTAGATGACCAGAGAGCGAAATCCGTACAATAATTATTAAGATTTCGAATCCACTTGAAAATTCAATGTCTTCTCTTAAAAAAACGATAAATAAGCAGTTCCGTGCTTCCTCGTTTTAGTGGAGCTTAGGACCCTACAATACAGTTACTTACCAAGTTGTGTCCCTATCCCGTAATACAATATCGAGAACGAAGTGGTTTTAACCCGTTCTCTACATTTCACCTGATATCCAATGGCATGGCTGTCCCAGGACGAGACGGGAGAGGGGTCCTGCGAGGCAGTCACACGAAGATGAACCCGGTTATCACCGATACACTTGCGG encodes:
- the LOC5505836 gene encoding translocon-associated protein subunit delta, with translation MAVAKFFVGFIGLLVPLLASGEPCVGPKATSTSYTSTNIFMSSETVFLTEFSLACDNNAKDVSLYAEVNGKVMPVTRSTDNSKYQVSWSEEHKQAKSGVYTINFLDEEGYSNYRKAQRSGGSLDIKPLFTIDINHKGAGREGLWVQTEFIAVVAALLIWWCANNVKSKLQE